A window of Leptotrichia wadei contains these coding sequences:
- the mscL gene encoding large-conductance mechanosensitive channel protein MscL: MFKEFKEFISRGNVMDLAVGVIIGAAFGKIVTSLVDDIIMPIIGIILGKIDFSNLKLVITPANGSTPEAAVKYGLFIQNVVNFFIMAFVIFLMVKFVNKLRKPATTEKPAEPEPTKEEVLLSEIRDILKNK, encoded by the coding sequence ATGTTTAAAGAATTTAAAGAATTTATATCAAGAGGAAATGTAATGGATCTTGCAGTTGGAGTTATAATTGGAGCTGCTTTTGGAAAAATAGTAACTTCATTAGTTGATGACATAATTATGCCTATTATTGGAATAATTTTAGGGAAAATTGATTTTTCAAATTTAAAATTAGTTATTACGCCTGCTAACGGGTCTACTCCAGAAGCTGCAGTAAAATATGGATTATTTATTCAAAATGTAGTTAATTTCTTTATTATGGCTTTTGTTATCTTTCTTATGGTAAAATTTGTAAATAAATTAAGAAAACCTGCTACGACTGAAAAACCAGCTGAACCTGAACCAACAAAAGAAGAAGTATTATTATCTGAAATCAGGGATATTTTAAAAAACAAATAA
- a CDS encoding DUF5362 family protein, which yields MDFENNKNEQHHSNHNIEELDRIRNEVTNNSSNSNFNENINGSITLTLDDLTVKNMRFMATVIKILSVLGVIVGAFQILILFLGIFTIIISIKFFKSANALEDTLIMKDGEQLKTYFNEQSKALKLYIIFIIVGIIIGILFYGFLMVCVIAALANDTIL from the coding sequence ATGGATTTTGAAAATAATAAAAATGAACAACATCATTCAAATCATAATATAGAAGAGTTAGACAGAATAAGAAATGAAGTAACAAATAATTCCAGCAATTCAAATTTTAATGAAAATATAAATGGCTCGATTACCTTAACTCTAGATGATCTAACTGTAAAAAATATGAGATTTATGGCAACAGTAATAAAAATTTTATCAGTTTTAGGAGTTATTGTAGGAGCTTTCCAAATATTAATACTATTTCTTGGAATTTTTACTATTATAATTTCAATCAAATTTTTTAAATCAGCAAATGCTTTGGAAGATACACTTATTATGAAGGATGGAGAACAATTAAAAACATACTTCAATGAACAGTCCAAAGCCTTAAAATTATATATTATCTTTATAATAGTTGGTATTATTATAGGTATTCTTTTTTATGGATTTCTTATGGTATGTGTAATAGCTGCTTTAGCCAATGATACAATCTTATAA
- a CDS encoding cell division protein FtsZ, whose translation MYLQDWDNGMKDKMNMKVIGIGGMGINFVNFMIASGVKKVEYITIDTNSESSDSSHAEKKIFLDTGVKECSREKAERVAFQCENQFQKLLLGTNILFLISGIGGATGSGIMPVILEVAKKLKIFTISIVARPFYLEGFETLKIANTGIKKIEKLTDSLIIIPNEKLYNYIDRKEPLESVYNTVNLIIKEGIEGIVNILTEVGFMNIDFLDVKAVLHNAKNTIIRVGEGKGDNAVDKIIEQLMENNLFEGKLENAKRVLVNFTTGTSVSLMDIGKITEKISDIVKDKNVNLIWGVVIDPSYDEIKKIKTVVISSV comes from the coding sequence TTGTATTTGCAAGATTGGGATAACGGTATGAAAGATAAGATGAATATGAAAGTTATCGGAATTGGCGGAATGGGGATAAATTTTGTTAATTTTATGATAGCCTCAGGTGTAAAGAAGGTCGAATATATAACGATTGATACAAATAGTGAAAGTTCTGATTCGAGTCACGCAGAGAAAAAAATATTTTTAGATACTGGTGTTAAGGAATGTAGCAGGGAAAAGGCTGAAAGAGTGGCATTTCAATGTGAAAATCAATTTCAGAAATTACTTTTGGGAACGAATATATTGTTTTTGATTTCTGGGATTGGTGGAGCTACTGGGAGTGGAATAATGCCTGTTATTCTTGAAGTTGCAAAAAAATTGAAGATTTTTACTATTAGTATTGTTGCTCGTCCATTTTATCTGGAGGGATTTGAAACTCTGAAAATTGCGAATACAGGAATAAAGAAAATTGAAAAACTTACGGATAGTCTAATTATTATTCCAAACGAAAAATTATATAATTATATTGATAGAAAAGAGCCGCTTGAATCTGTTTATAATACGGTAAATTTAATTATAAAGGAAGGGATTGAAGGAATTGTAAATATTTTGACGGAAGTTGGATTTATGAATATTGATTTTTTAGATGTAAAAGCAGTTCTTCATAATGCTAAGAATACGATTATTAGAGTTGGGGAAGGAAAGGGAGATAACGCAGTTGACAAAATAATTGAACAGCTTATGGAAAATAACTTGTTTGAAGGTAAATTGGAAAATGCTAAAAGAGTTTTAGTAAATTTTACAACTGGAACAAGTGTTTCACTTATGGATATTGGAAAAATAACAGAGAAAATTTCAGATATTGTAAAGGATAAAAACGTTAATTTAATATGGGGAGTTGTAATTGATCCAAGTTATGATGAGATTAAGAAGATAAAAACAGTTGTAATATCCAGTGTTTAA